Part of the Hevea brasiliensis isolate MT/VB/25A 57/8 chromosome 16, ASM3005281v1, whole genome shotgun sequence genome is shown below.
TTAATGTAATACCAAAGTCATTTATAGTGAAAGCatcaattaaaaaggaaaaatctCTCCACCATGGCACCACCCGTCATTCAAAAGACTATGTATAAACTTTGTCTTCCTTAATGTAAGCCAACAACAGTACTGTGAATTTGTGGTAGGCAACTGACCATGGACACTGTATTGGTCCCTCCCGAGCTACGATGTGCCCGCCTCTAACTAAATGGCTGGGTCCTTTCTTAAGAATTTTTGAACCTACTTTGAAATGGAGACTCTGGCCCAATGGTTTGACCCATAAACCCTAGCAAGGCTACAAATTCTCATGCATCCTTTGAAATTGGCCCAACCCACCTTCCTGTGTATTTCGGCTCCAAGGACTGAGGAGCTTctgaaaacaaaaataatataaacTCGAATTTatttaatgattaaattaaatattttataaaatatatataaaaaatatatgagtttaaatataaatatttaatttaatagttattaaatttCTTTTCATATATAAACTTGAATTTACTGTATCGAAAAAAAATCGGACCTTTTAAATCATGAGAACAGAAAATCAAAGTTTTTgagttttaattgattaattattagatatattagaaatattaaaaaataatattcactCTCTCATAGAAAAATAGATCATTCTTATAATaaagataataaattttacataattataaaaaataatatatatatacctGATACGACTAATAATTTTTAGTCTTAATTAATCTAATAAATTTTAATGGTTTAACCAAGGATATAGCATTATTATCTGAGTGGGGCTCTTTCATTATTAGACGTAGGGATGAAATAACCAGGCCACAcgtgaaaattattttatttaaatttaaatttaattattattttaaatatttaaattcattatAAATTCAATTAATATTTATCTTAAATTATTCGAGGCTCATATGTTTTGTAAAAACACATTTTCTACCTTTACAGCAATGCACTAACTATAAAAAAGATGGTTGAAGTTGAAGCATtatattgacaaaaaaaaaaaaagttgaagcaTTATCTTTTCAATACTTTCACTTTGCGTTTGAcaatcttttcttttttttttatttaaaaaaatggaAAGTAATTAGATTTTATATGTTATAAAACAAATATTAACCCCTCTAATCTCTATAAAGaattactaataaaaaataaattcattaaataaagaaatattatatattttgggCGACGGGAATTCCCACCACTCTGATCAGAAGACTTGCCGTGATTACCTCGAAGGTCaagaatatatttattatttctttattattatttcagTTAAAAACTAGGCCCCACGGTCACCATCAAATGTATCGCCACGTGGGCCCAGGCCCTCGACCTCTCTTAAAAACCCGCCATTTGCCCTTCTCATTTAAAACTTTCAAAACTAAACCCCTCCTTTATTATCCTTTTCTCTTCCTCTGCAACAAGCAAAACCCTAGAACTCCAAATCCCTATACCCGCCCTCACCGCTGACACACCATGCACCCTCACTCATACACTGTCAATTCCCTCTCTAAATCACGAGAACTTGCCTCCGCTATCCTCTCTTCCTCCACCCCCGCTCAGATCTCCTCCGTCTGCTCCTCCATCCATTCCTTCTTACACTCTCACACCCCCGATCAGTCTCGTCACTTCTTCTCCCTCACCTTCCCGACCTTAATCTGCAAGCTATACGGTTTCGGGGACGCTGTATCGCCCCCTAATGGACCCCAGCTCTCGTCATCCAACGGTGGCTGGATCGATATCATCCTTCAATCAAACGACTCCGATCTCGCTTCTAGAGTTTTCAGCCTCTTCTCACCAAATGGCGTCATTTTCCAGTCAATCTTTGCTGTTGATCGTCAATCGCTGGTGAAATACGTTTTCCCAATCGAGCGGTTGCCGGAATGGGCCCGGTTAATGCTATCAAGCGAGAGAGATTGTCAGGTCTTAAACAATCTTTGCCCTCTTTTTAGAGATAAAATTAAGGAAGAATCAATTAAAGGCTCTATTTATTACCAAGTCCAGTTAAACGTTTTTGAGTATTTCATGTTTTGGTTCGCTTATTACCCAATTTGCAAAGGCAATAGCGAGAATTTAAACAATAAACCTACAAAACGAACCAGCAAGTTAAAACTAGAAAATTGGACTTGGACCTCGTCAATTCCTAGGTTTTCGCATTCTAATCGCGGAAATGAACAGAAATTTGAGCATAATCTGTATGTGCGGCTTCTATATGCATATCTGCTTGCTTTTGTGCCTATACGTGATTTGGATTCACATCAGCCCAATCGTAGCTCGCTTTTGCATTATGGAGATGGAAGTGATGGGTCAATTTTGTTGAGAGCAGAGTTTCTTGTTGATACATTGGTGCACTATTGGTTGGTTGACAATGATTTCTCTCCTTTGCCTCTTAATGTTTGCAAGTCATTTGGATTGTCATTTCCACTCAGGTCTGTTTTAGGTGAGACTCCACCAACTCCTAATTTAGATGAGATAGTGAAGTTACTGGTTAAGTACTTGAACTTGAGTGCGACTGTGATCAAAGATGGCCCTGACAGAATGGAGAGGCCAAAATGGAGTAGGGCTTCTGTAGGTTCATTTCATTTGAAGTCAAGGGAATTTGCTGCATCTGTAAATGATTCTATGTATGTGGGTGCCTCATGGAATTTGTTGATTCAGAGACCAGTGTATAGGTTTGTTTTGAGGACATTTCTCTTTTGTCCACTGGGTACTTCTATAAAGAATGCTTCACAGGTGTTTTTGGTTTGGATTAGTTTTTTGGAGCCTTGGAAGGTTGGTTTAGATGATTTTGTAAAGCTTGATGCAATTGTGGATGGGTTGGGGAAGGATTTGAAGAAGGAAAACGAGAGGATTGAGGAGGATGGGTATTCATCTTTGTGGCAGGATTATGTGTTATCTAATTACTTGTACTACAGTTCTTTAATTATGCATTTCATTGGGTTTGCGCACAGGTTTCTTCATACTGATCCAGAGCTGATAGTCCAGATGGTATTGCAGGTCTGTGACTGAACTATAATCCATGTCCTTGTGTTTATGTCACATATACTTACTTTTTCATGGCTATATTAATACCTTTTTGATTGATGATGACTATTCTTCCATCTTTGTTTTACCTCTTTTCTTATGATAGTATCAATTAGAatcaattttgagataaattgaacGCTTTTGGACCTAACCGCGACTTCAAACTGTCTGGTGCATGTAATCAATGTGCATTTTTCATTCAGATTCATGTAATTCAGTTATAGTTAATAGTTAATAGTCATTTGTTATTTGACTCGAGTAAGAAGTAAGAACTGATAAGTTCCACTTCCTTGGGCAGTATTCTCTTCATGATAGTTTATATAGTCTGTTGGTTAAACCATCCATGTTTTGATCACCGTTTTGGGGATTAAGGTGACTCGATTATGAAAAGGATTAGATTAGCTTTTTGAATAAAATTGATAGAACATGGATTACAAATACTATTGTATGAGAATGTTGAGATGCTATTGCAACTTTACGAAATGTGCATGGATAGACTACACCTGCATGGGAAATAGTCCATCACACAAGCAATCTTGGGCACCTCCTTTAGAAAATGGGTAATTATAAGACACATGTTAAGTTCTCATGATCTTTGTTGTCTTGGGAGGTTGCTAAGTATTTTTTAATGTATAAGCATAAGCAAAATATTCTCCAGGTCTTGGTTTGCTGTGGAAATTGCCACCAGCATGGGAAACATAGTAATGGAGCACAACCAGTGGTCCAGTGGCACTGTAAAAATTTCTAGTCTGTGTTTCGGACTTGTGCATTTAAAATTTAGTGAACTATACATGATAAGTACATTTTTGATATTTGCACATTTATACTTTTATATATTCATATTAACGGTCACATGAGAATTAGTTTAGCTTCAATGTTAGTTATCTTTTTAGGGGATGACCTTCATTGGAAATTCAAGTCAGGCTGTTCTGATGTTACATGTTCAGTTCTATTCATTCAGTACTTTGTCTTTACAGGTTATGAAAATACTGACATCATCCAAAGAGTTGACTGATCTAATAAAGAACATGGATGCTGTTTTTCATTCCAAACAAGCTGGATCAGGCAAATTGATGCTTAACAGCTTATATAGATGTGTCCCTTTGATTCGTGAACAGTTGCAGGTAGATCTTTGTGTGTGTTTTTGTTTGTGCCTCAGCATGTGGGCACTTTTACCTCTGCTGCTGCTGTTGTTATGCTTCCTTTCCTTTTTGTTTAATTTTCAGTAAACAATTGAGGGTCTGATCAAGCTTTAGAAGTTAATTACATGTTTACTTTGAAAATTATTGATAAATGGAATGTCTCTTCAGTTCTGAACCACACATGCCATGCGCTATTTTGGTTATTTAAAGATTAATGAGTCCTACAGTGAATCTTGCTAATGTGGCTATGTCAGTATGTCCCTTATATATTGCTAGAGATCTGAGAATAAAACTCACTTTATTGAGTGTTTCTTCTTTTATTTGTTTATGGTGCTAGGACTGGGAGGATGGTTTAAGTGAGAGTGATGCTGATGGATCTTTCTTGCATGAGAATTGGAACAAAGATTTAAGACTTTTTAGTGATGGGGAAGATGGTGGACAACAACTCCTTCAGGTGTATATACTTTGTTTTTGATAACCTTAATTTGCATTTGTGTTGGGTGCATTGGTCCCATCTTATTTTTTatatgtgatttgatttattcatttgtctcatttttatttttattaataatgatATGAATTTTTGTTATTCCAGTTGTTTATATTGCGCGCGGAAGCTGAGTTACAAGCTAATTTTAGTGATAACATTGCACACAACCTGCAGCTTATAGATTCTTTGAAGGCACAGGTGAGCTGCTTGTTTGGTGGTTGTACTGTAAAACCAATTTCATTTACACCCCAAAAAAAACAGCGTGAGCAATTACGAGATGAAATATTCAAGCCCAGAAGGGTTGGCAACCAGGCATTGGCTGATGTAAAATATAAGGGTGACTGGATGAAGCGCCCCATTTCTGATGATGAGGTTGCATGGCTAGCAAAATTACTTGTCTGGTTGTCAAGCTGGCTGAATAAGAATCTAGGGCTGAATCAAGCCCAGAACAGTGATCGCGGTCCTAAATGGTCATATGTGGAGGTCTCAAGTGAGGTGGAAAGTGTATGTGGGCCCTCAGAGACGATGAAGATGGTGTTGTGTGCTATCGGTTCTTGGTTCATTGCATTGGGTGCTACAACAGTGAGGTTAATGAGGAAGCACGGTCTGAGAATAAACCTTAGGATACTGGCTTCAAAGAAGATTGTGATGGTTTTGTTCATGTCTGCTCTATTCAGTATATCGAGGAAGGCTTTTGGGCTGTTTCATAGAGTGTAAATAAGAATGAAAGAAATACGAGGGaaaaaatatgataattttaatcactattttttaacttatatagttataatattataattttttaattttaaaatgtaatataaaatttttttaatttttaaattttataaaataaaatttttttaatttttaaatattgatttttcagttagatatTAACATGAATAGCTCTGCTTAGTTAatatttctcatttttttttttatataaagtataaaattattttctttacaaGTGAAAAATATTCTCTctacaaagaaaaaaataatttaatttatacataCCATGAGAGAGGAAAAAGAAACATTGACTCAGTGTTACTTTAAAACTGTCTAGATGAATATCTAATTAGAAAATTGATAATTAGAGATTGGATAaattttactgtataaaatttaaaagttaaagaatttttatattacattttaagttGAGGTGTTATAATGTGTAACTATATAAGTTCTACAATGGTTAAAATTTATctcaaaaaaatataaaatgctcGAAACAATAAAACgttgaaaaaaagagaaaagtatATTTTTCTTGATGGCTTGCAGGTTTTGCTGTGTGGAGTTTTATTTTTCTTGCCTTGTAAATAAGCATGATAAATTTTATAGGCAAAAGTTTGCGCTCTGTCGTGTGTCTCCGGCAGTGCTGTATTTTTCTTCTTGATGTTGTGATTCTTCATTCTTGTAATTCCTTCATGTCCGACTTCCTTCTATACGAGCAATCCTTTGAGAATGGCTAGATGACCTCAAGGAACTGGAAGTGCAGTAGATGGATATGATGGTTTGTGCTATTATTTGGGTTGCTCTAAAAAATTACGATAATTGACGTGGTtaaatttaaaaacaaaaatgaaatacaagcaagttatctaattttattaataataatgttgTCATGAAATGTCAcaaaatctcaaaagaataaaCAAATGAAATTTGTAATTCAAGTTGTCTGGTGGTTGGGTGGCCAAATCTATCGAAGTCCATCCACTAAGGTGTTAATTGGGTTGGTTAAGGAATGCAAGTGTCCAACCCATACAATTCAgctatttaaattatacaataaaactatatatatatatatatatatatatatatatatatatatatatatatatatatatatatatatatcacaggaATAATTAATCAATCATAgtagaaataaaatatgaattatttaaatttacTATTTAAGATTTACTAGATCAATATGCTTAGTAGAAATAGAAATGAGTCATTATGTGGTTAGATTTGAACAAAAATTCCAAATTAGATTTGAACAAAAATaccaaattgaattaaaaaaaaaaaaaaaaaacacattgaTAGAATATTGACGTACGTCATGAGATTAGGTAGCTAAAGGCGTCAAAAGAATTTTAGGGTTACGTTTAGAATGCATTAAAATTTAAACAGAAAGTCCATAGTTTTTGAAGGTGGACTTCCTTCGTTCAATTTTTAAAGAAAGAAACCCGAAGCACATGAATATTAAAATTACGTAATATTGGACTCAGTATATATTGATATGAATTCAACTTTTGAATGTTGTTATATTAGTTATGAAAGTCAAATCTAAAGCCATAAAATTAAGAAGAAAACTTAATAATCACTCTTATTAATCTTTGTAGTTCATAGTTATATTGTGTAGTTTTGGATTTAGTTCTGTATGCGAATACATATATTtaagatttttattttcctatgaATAGAAAAATGATAGACATAGTTTTGGACTCTTTCACTCTAGCTTTTTTGACAAATAAAAACTATGCCTTTAGCACACCAGGGACTGGGGACTATTCTTCAAGCAATTTGAATAGCAATTTGAACAAGTAACTATCAActctcccaaaaaaaaaaaaaaaatcacttacCCACAAGTCAATATCTATCACATTCCCACTTATCTCTCAAAGTCATGCTTTCaggttaaaataaataattaaaaattacatgCTAACAAACTGGATGTTGATAGATGGAGCCAAATATTCAAGATATATTCTTTGCAGTAATCGGCAATTCTCTATTTGTTTATTCATAGAATgtgaaataaagaaataaaaaaaaaatatatttagattCGTTGATTTGAGGTATGATGGATCCATTTgcaagtaatttaattaatttttaaatcaaaGACAAAGACTGAACAACCTAGCAAATGGATCTGttcattaatttcttattttattgactataatttgaaattttaaattgataaatGGATCCGTTCATAAAtttggtattttttttttatgcctttgattttaatttaaatgatctATAATATTTTGTGAATTGATACTACTCGTCCACGTGGACCTCATAAGTTAAGTCAATTGCTTGCTCGAGTGCTCATCCAGATGAAGTTGATTGTCCATATGCCTGTTCGGACATGGGAAACCAATCCCCTTATCCGGATAGGATTTCAAAATACTCAAGTTAGAATTCTGGCCCATGGGGAGTTCTTAGTTCAACGAAAAAACATTCAATATTTCTAGGAACTGAGTATCTCCTTTTATcggaatagaattttaaaatactcaaattaaaattCTAGTTCAAGAGGGCTTCTTAGTTCAACAAAAAAACATCCGATATATCTAGAAACCAAGTATTATCTCAgcttaaactcttattttaattggagtttaacttactttatatatatatatatatatatatatatatatatgagctgTTAGGTATGCACATgttacgacccaacctatggaccgGACCGACACTAATACCTGGGTCAGCTTAAAACCTCAAAGgccagtaagcctaactattcctcaactcaatcctaaggcccatttgggctcaattttaagaattcaaccagacagagtccgaCTATAAAATGAACCATAtaacgaggagtttttgactcgcccgacctgtaaataaaatatataataatttggggagctcagctcaccctccacatactcataatatcataaaatctaATGGGAGCTCAGCTTTCTCATACAATCCAGTCATGCATGCATTTAATAGGTTTACAGATTTAATATAACAATATATTACAGTCTCAAACTAATTAAAACACTCATAACACATGCGGAAtctaaaatttgattaaattatacaaaatacattaaatattaCTAATTGACTTGCGAAGAAGAATAGCAGGTTAGTCATAACAAGTAATCCtcatgtagcctgaaaaaataagatgaacaggagtgaatgttcaactcagagagtaaaataccaattttaaccacaatttctatagctatctaaagctaatgcatcttaAGGAGTTAAATGCaatatcatcataaatttcatgcaaatcatatcataacagtaaaaaggcaatttggagcactcacacacccaataatgttcaaacagtacatatatgggagctgattccctatacagctctcttaatccaacctctgccagcaagtgtctctcaagtcagattttcgcttaataaaccaaatacgggaggccagcgagtgtctctcaagccgtgcctaccccgacttatccataaaggaccgagtcccagcgagtgtctctcaagcagcgtctacccgtcctatctatATCCAATActacacaccacacgcacgccaacacacgcacacacactactccaaattaccataaacaataACCATGACACTTCATCAATTAATAATACATTATAAAATgtacctagtatttaactacatagatatatatttgtAAATAATGCATGGGaatgtttgaacatataataatattgaaattataattaaaattaatattttactcacagacttaaatcaaagtcactgtggcggctggacgGAAGAGGAAGGCTGTTCCTGCTCACCTGacaaatttcattataattatttaatatatttgactcaatacaagtttggaAAAGATCAAAGATACTCTAAATCGTACAGAAAATCCGatagagtctcccttatacctatgACCTACTCAACCTGTAAAAGGGTCCAAAAAtgtacttctatatccacaagtcatatatccacaattcaatcac
Proteins encoded:
- the LOC110646088 gene encoding uncharacterized protein LOC110646088, producing the protein MHPHSYTVNSLSKSRELASAILSSSTPAQISSVCSSIHSFLHSHTPDQSRHFFSLTFPTLICKLYGFGDAVSPPNGPQLSSSNGGWIDIILQSNDSDLASRVFSLFSPNGVIFQSIFAVDRQSLVKYVFPIERLPEWARLMLSSERDCQVLNNLCPLFRDKIKEESIKGSIYYQVQLNVFEYFMFWFAYYPICKGNSENLNNKPTKRTSKLKLENWTWTSSIPRFSHSNRGNEQKFEHNLYVRLLYAYLLAFVPIRDLDSHQPNRSSLLHYGDGSDGSILLRAEFLVDTLVHYWLVDNDFSPLPLNVCKSFGLSFPLRSVLGETPPTPNLDEIVKLLVKYLNLSATVIKDGPDRMERPKWSRASVGSFHLKSREFAASVNDSMYVGASWNLLIQRPVYRFVLRTFLFCPLGTSIKNASQVFLVWISFLEPWKVGLDDFVKLDAIVDGLGKDLKKENERIEEDGYSSLWQDYVLSNYLYYSSLIMHFIGFAHRFLHTDPELIVQMVLQVMKILTSSKELTDLIKNMDAVFHSKQAGSGKLMLNSLYRCVPLIREQLQDWEDGLSESDADGSFLHENWNKDLRLFSDGEDGGQQLLQLFILRAEAELQANFSDNIAHNLQLIDSLKAQVSCLFGGCTVKPISFTPQKKQREQLRDEIFKPRRVGNQALADVKYKGDWMKRPISDDEVAWLAKLLVWLSSWLNKNLGLNQAQNSDRGPKWSYVEVSSEVESVCGPSETMKMVLCAIGSWFIALGATTVRLMRKHGLRINLRILASKKIVMVLFMSALFSISRKAFGLFHRV